The window CTATAAATATTTCCCATGAAAGGTTTTTTTTCTCTTTTCGAATAGGAATAATAAATTTTTCTGTTCCAATAGCGTAAATTTTTTCTATTCCATGAGCTAGATCATTAGCTTGGGCCTGACAAATTATGCCTGTATCAGATTTCTCTATTATTTCTCTTAGATTCCCGACATCGGTTGCTACAATAGGTATTTCAAAATGGTAGGCAATCGAAATTACTCCGCTTTGCGTAACTGATTTGTAAGGTATTACCAATATATCGGTAGCTGAAAATAGTAATGAAACTTCTTTATCACCTATGTATTTATTTAAAACTTGAATTCTATTTCGTGCATTGGAGGCATTGATTTGCAATTGGTATTTTTCAAACGAACTATAAAATTCGCCTGCAATTATCAATTGATAAGATTCATCCAACAACGACAATGCATCTATCAATAAGTCTAATCCCTTGTAGTCACGGACTAATCCAAAAAAGAGCAAAGTTTTTTTATTTGGAAGAAGATTTAATGCTTTTCGAGCGATATTTTGTTTAATTTTTTCTCCGAAATGATTGTAAATAGGGTGGGGAGATAAACAGTAAGAAGCATGAGGTTTTAATGTTAACAAATCATTTTTTACAACTTCACTCATTATTATGAAGCCATCGCTTTGGTTAAATAGCCAGCGGGTAATAGATTTGTCAAAAAAGTTTGGTTCGTGTGAAATTGCAT of the Candidatus Azobacteroides pseudotrichonymphae genomovar. CFP2 genome contains:
- a CDS encoding glycosyltransferase; protein product: MKIAILSPFYPYRGGIAQFSALFYKALEKEHDVKAFSFSRLYPKLFFPGQTQYVKTEDKAIFISSKRLLDSINPLSYQKTSQNIEKFHPDILVITYWISFLALSYGYIARYLRNKTKIILLLHNAISHEPNFFDKSITRWLFNQSDGFIIMSEVVKNDLLTLKPHASYCLSPHPIYNHFGEKIKQNIARKALNLLPNKKTLLFFGLVRDYKGLDLLIDALSLLDESYQLIIAGEFYSSFEKYQLQINASNARNRIQVLNKYIGDKEVSLLFSATDILVIPYKSVTQSGVISIAYHFEIPIVATDVGNLREIIEKSDTGIICQAQANDLAHGIEKIYAIGTEKFIIPIRKEKKNLSWEIFIENLIKLSTNISHENSTTH